GTTTGAAACCATGCCATAGAGTTATCAAGTGAATTTTGGGTTCTCTTTCCAAGCAAATTGATTAGTACCCAGAATCTTTGATGCAGAGAAAGCCAAGATTTTCACTGGCATTTGGATGAAGTTACTAATAATTTCACATGCTTGTTAGTGTactttattgaaaaaaatcatgatgAATTTTTAGCTATTGTCACGTTATTGTTGAATAGTGTTATATGAGACTAAAAGAGACAAACTACTGAAAAGCACTGGATGAAATTGAATGTGACAATATTTGGAATTTTTTCATGCCAATCTATGAATGTGCTTGTCCTGCATGAATATCTTTTAACTCCTTAAACATCACTTGAATTTTTAACTTAATGTATAAATTGCTAGCTGTAAAGGAAGTTTAAGTTCTTATCTAATTATGTTTCAAGGGTTGCGCATGTAcaatgtgatataattgttgccatcacaattaatttaattttgatcagCTTGTCTTTTTGTCTATTACGAATTGGCAATCCTTACATTGactttattttccaaattttttatgatatagtAGCTTGATATTGCCATGCTAGTTGTGGTTAACCGGAGAAAATATTTTGGTTGTttaatgcatttctttttcttgtattaTGGTAGAGTGATCTAGACCATTCTCAGAGTACAAGCAACAGTGCTAGCTTGAAGAGTAACACCAGTGGAAACAATCAGGTGCCTTCATTGCATAGGTCCAGTGCTTCAAAGCATAGGCCCATGCTTAGAAGATCCGTTAGCCAAAGAGATTTAAAGTACCATGATGACTATTCTGTAAGTGTCATTTATCCTTTCTGTAAGATTTTATTGTAACTTCTGTTTTTTGATGAACATCTGAGGAAACATTTAATatgggtttttttctttttctataaaaatGCCTAGTCCAATGTTTTGATTGACTTTTTTGATATCTTGACCTTTTCTAAAAGGATCCCCTTTTGTATTATTGAAAGATTTTtcgtaaaataaaatttcattactgatataaatttacaatttcaATGGATCTTGCAGAGTCAGTCTTCAGCTCTAACTGATGATGAAGGGAGGGATGCTCCTTGCATTAAAAATGGAATCGAGAATATAATCCGAGTAGTTTATGCGCAAAATAAGGTCAGATTTATATTGTAGAAAATGAATGTTATGCTATGAGCATGGCCTCAGTTGAATTGGAAACCCTTGCATTgactttatttttcctttttaatgatAGTAGCTTGATATTTCCATGCTAATCTCTATGCATTTCTTGTTGTTGTATTATGGCAGAGTGATCTAGACCATTCTCAGAGTTCAAGCAACAGTGCTAGTATGAAGAGTAACACCAGTGGAAACAGTCTGGTGCCCTCATTGCATAGGTCCGGTGCTTCAAATCATAGGCCCATGCTTAGAAGATCTGTTAGCCGAAGAGATTTAAAGGACCATGGCAGCTATTCTGTAAGTGTCTTCTATCCTTTCTGTAAGATCTTATTGTAACTTCTGTTCATTGAAAATCTGAGGAAACATttaatttgggttttttttctataaaaaaatctaatagaCAGGCCTAGTTGAATGTCTTGATTGACTTTTTTGATACCTTGACCTTTTTTAAGAAGATCTTCTTTTGTATTGTTGAAAGCTTTTTGATAAAATAAGTTTTCATTACTGAATTAAATTTACAACTTCTATGTACCTTGCAGAATCAGTCTTCAACCCTGACTGATGATGAAGGGAGGGATGCTCCTTGCAGTGAAAAAGGAATCGAGAAGATAATACGAGCAGTTTATGCACAAAATAAGGTTAGATTTATATTgtagaaaatgaattttatgcAATGAGCATGGTCTCAGTCTAATCTATGTGCTTTGTCACTTATGCCTATGGTATCCTTCAGGTGGAGCATCCAACTGGGAATGATTTGAATGGTGGGTTGTATGATGCAATGAGGAAAGAATTTAGACATGTCGTGGAAGAGATGAGGATGGAAATTGAACAAGTCTGTACTCTGAACCTGCTTTGTATGTTGCATTCTGTGTTTTGTGTGCTAAAATTACCAGGATTCTTTGCTTCCCACACAGGCAGCAGTGAAAACAAAATCCTCCACTTTACCAAATAATAATGGTTTGCCATCCAAAGATTTTGATGCTCTTCATTCTGCTTCTACAGTCAGAAAGAATTATGCAGCACAATTAGAACAGGTACTAAGAAATTGGGTATGCTACTCAATCTACCATGACTAACATTGTggcatcaattttttttcatgttagcGAATGAGAATTACCTCTTGTCAAAGTTaatgatttataattatatttttgaatgcTGCTTAGACTTTAATAACATTGAATATAAGTTCATACCAGAGGTTCGCGATCACCTGATGTTTGAAGAACCTTCTTTGGCTTTCAGTTTTTCTGCTCTTACATTGATGCTCTCATGGAATGTGTCTTTCAGAATCAGCAAACTAAATCTAGCTTCtgctatttatttttacttgtaattggaagaaaattttttggATAGGCTTTTGAACAAGCATTTATGCATGTTATGAttcattgttgatattttaggttgtctttattatctattttataatgttaataTGAGTGTGCAAGCaacatattaatttgtttttcctcTCTGGGAagttatatgaaataaattttctgATATGACATTCTGCCTTTTCTGATAAACTGCAGTCAGCAAAGCGTAAACAAGATCTATTAGCTGAAATTTTGCTGGAGGAGCACCATAGTAGGGAGCTTTCTAAAATTGTCCACGGATTGCTTCCTGAAGAATCAAAGAATTCTGTTGTTGAAAAGCAAGCACGGGCCAGAAAGGTACCCTTTTTGCTCTCTGCCAGATTTTTCATGATAGGTAAGtgacttttttccttttaccttGTAATTATCCAGAGCAATGACAGAAATAGGATGTCTAAGCGATTGACTGAGGAAGCAGAGAAATATATTGAGGACTTCATTTCAAGCATTGAAGATACAGATATTTCTTCAATAGATGGAGAAAGGAGTGACACCAGTTCAATTCTTGGAGGAGTAACAAAGACAGAAACTTTTCAGAGTCCAGCAATATCAAAGCCTCCTACTGTTCAGATGGATGGGGTTGCACTGCCTTGGTTGCAGTGGGAAACTACTGTTGATGCTTCCGCTCAATCTAGCAAGACCAAGACACAACCATATTCAACGTCAAAAACTAAATTTTGGGATTCGTCTCAGGTAACTATTGACTAATTGATTGCAACGTATTTTAAATGGTAGTAAGTATTAATCAAGCAACTCTGTTAtgtattctctctctctcatacTGTGTTCAACTAATATAACAGAAACCAAAAATTGCACAAGACTTAAGCTATCATTCCGCCAGCAGCCGGGGGAGTTGGAGCCCCGAAATTATTGATGGCCATTCAATGAAGTTTGGAGAAGATATAGGGAATCAAAGCCAAAAAACTAGGTCTTGCTTCGACATGGACAAGtatctcaaatttcaaaaagatgaagatcttCTCCTTGAAATGCTGAG
Above is a genomic segment from Mangifera indica cultivar Alphonso chromosome 3, CATAS_Mindica_2.1, whole genome shotgun sequence containing:
- the LOC123211238 gene encoding uncharacterized protein LOC123211238, whose product is MATSAFKSTTKRTPIATSQTSTTDDSSSSASRNSATHRRSRSLSRFSKRLSGQEFFPDEAPKGRFVNTVRGSGFPEISLDDLAVEFFDSSGDRGRLSVRKDEPNDSRAGGGGTVRRGRSVSRQGAKGFSGNFSAGGKVVPESNNNPRRRRSVSVVRYQISDSESDLDHSQSTSNSASLKSNTSGNNQVPSLHRSSASKHRPMLRRSVSQRDLKYHDDYSSQSSALTDDEGRDAPCIKNGIENIIRVVYAQNKSDLDHSQSSSNSASMKSNTSGNSLVPSLHRSGASNHRPMLRRSVSRRDLKDHGSYSNQSSTLTDDEGRDAPCSEKGIEKIIRAVYAQNKVEHPTGNDLNGGLYDAMRKEFRHVVEEMRMEIEQAAVKTKSSTLPNNNGLPSKDFDALHSASTVRKNYAAQLEQSAKRKQDLLAEILLEEHHSRELSKIVHGLLPEESKNSVVEKQARARKSNDRNRMSKRLTEEAEKYIEDFISSIEDTDISSIDGERSDTSSILGGVTKTETFQSPAISKPPTVQMDGVALPWLQWETTVDASAQSSKTKTQPYSTSKTKFWDSSQKPKIAQDLSYHSASSRGSWSPEIIDGHSMKFGEDIGNQSQKTRSCFDMDKYLKFQKDEDLLLEMLRQQQRINSGGMLLCNQMFI